A stretch of Trichomycterus rosablanca isolate fTriRos1 chromosome 3 unlocalized genomic scaffold, fTriRos1.hap1 SUPER_3_unloc_1, whole genome shotgun sequence DNA encodes these proteins:
- the LOC134304390 gene encoding uncharacterized protein LOC134304390: protein MSGKKQKSILSFWAAQPSKKVSGSDEVGLPVEEAVFETARETLGEIVRVETEEVTVEESKEATEEESVETRRAEVKVAAVAVVQHDVPFAMEEHFSPLFRDCFKDSVTAQHYKCASTKTTCMINEAVAPHFREELVTKMKTNPFTLIIDGSNDTGREKMNPLTVRVFDGKAVVHRQRFLEVTGFDPEDLAVDVGHWFRGSTNRKEFCELHEYDYMEILQRISIRWLSLERCLTRILQQYEPLTSYFKSSNEKQPRFRRLVDAFCNPLTEVYLLFYHATLPAFSFRERNPQSSFSMKRTEAEYWVYNPSNAQQAP from the exons ATGTCAGGGAAGAAACAGAAGAGTATTCTTTCGTTTTGGGCGGCTCAGCCATCAAAAAAGGTTTCCGGGTCAGATGAGGTAGGCCTACCGGTGGAAGAGGCCGTGTTTGAGACAGCAAGGGAGACGTTAGGGGAGATAGTGAGAGTGGAGACTGAAGAAGTGACAGTGGAAGAGAGTAAGGAGGCGACTGAAGAAGAGAGTGTGGAG ACAAGAAGAGCTGAAGTTAAAGTGGCTGCTGTGGCCGTGGTGCAGCACGATGTTCCATTTGCCATGGAGGAACATTTCAGTCCATTGTTCAGGGATTGCTTCAAGGACTCTGTCACAGCACAGCATTACAAATGTGCCAGCACAAAAACAACGTGCATGATAAACGAAGCTGTGGCACCGCATTTTAGGGAGGAGCTGGTCACCAAGATGAAGACCAATCCCTTCACTCTAATAATAGATGGATCCAATGATACAG GACGAGAGAAAATGAACCCCCTCACGGTCAGAGTGTTTGACGGCaaggctgttgttcacagaCAGAGATTTTTGGAA GTGACTGGATTTGACCCCGAAGATCTTGCAGTGGATGTTGGGCACTGGTTTAGAGGCAGTACGAACCGTAAAG AATTCTGTGAGTTGCACGAATACGACTATATGGAGATACTTCAGCGTATTTCCATTCGTTGGCTGAGCCTGGAGCGGTGTTTGACACGGATTCTACAGCAATATGAGCCACTCACCAGCTATTTCAAGTCGTCAA ATGAGAAACAACCAAGGTTCAGAAGGCTGGTGGATGCATTCTGTAACCCACTGACAGAGGTCTACCTGCTCTTCTATCATGCAACGTTGCCAGCCTTCTCCTTCAGAGAGAGAAATCCTCAATCTTCCTTCTCTATGAAGAG GACAGAAGCAGAATATTGGGTTTACAACCCGAGCAACGCTCAGCAGGCTCCTTGA